In Oncorhynchus tshawytscha isolate Ot180627B linkage group LG23, Otsh_v2.0, whole genome shotgun sequence, the following proteins share a genomic window:
- the LOC112247758 gene encoding transmembrane protein 158-like, which produces MLSNSPTFLLALTTVAGLLQRCHGWSDEDLLLPPINSTNRFLANLEVDVHYSKRSEEESEASSSDTSLQPLPHCNVSVQRLFPTSLVASWDNNFGFQCDVFIYTANNNGRAFFSAAINRAISPVLIEHLGVTGGQQEFRLCVGCGMSRYRRFGKSKAQQTGDPINFCCVDFSLDELNGDKSWRLNRKPIESTLVACFMTLVIIVWSVAALIWPVPIIAGFLPNGMEQRRPR; this is translated from the coding sequence ATGCTGAGCAACTCCCCGACTTTTCTGCTGGCTCTGACCACCGTAGCCGGACTACTCCAGCGGTGCCACGGCTGGAGCGACGAGGACCTCCTGTTACCCCCCATCAACTCCACCAACAGATTCTTGGCCAACTTGGAGGTAGACGTGCACTACTCGAAGAGATCCGAGGAGGAGAGCGAAGCCTCCTCGTCAGACACTTCGTTACAGCCGTTGCCACATTGCAACGTCAGCGTGCAGAGACTTTTCCCCACCTCGCTGGTGGCTAGTTGGGACAACAACTTCGGTTTCCAGTGCGATGTGTTTATATATACCGCCAATAACAATGGAAGGGCTTTTTTCTCTGCTGCTATCAACAGAGCCATCTCACCTGTTCTCATCGAACACCTCGGAGTCACCGGCGGCCAGCAGGAGTTTAGACTGTGTGTTGGATGTGGCATGTCACGATACCGGCGATTCGGCAAGTCAAAGGCTCAGCAGACGGGGGATCCCATCAATTTCTGCTGTGTTGACTTCAGCCTTGACGAACTAAATGGGGACAAAAGTTGGAGATTGAATCGTAAACCCATCGAGTCAACTCTTGTGGCTTGTTTCATGACTCTAGTGATAATAGTGTGGAGTGTTGCTGCCCTCATATGGCCGGTGCCTATTATTGCAGGATTTCTGCCCAACGGAATGGAACAGAGACGGCCGAGATAA